One Drosophila subpulchrella strain 33 F10 #4 breed RU33 chromosome 2R, RU_Dsub_v1.1 Primary Assembly, whole genome shotgun sequence genomic window, tttattttatttctccctatttaaaatttgaaattaaagttcATATTAGCCATAAATTTAACATATATATGCCAGaatctttataaataatttcaatCAAATGTTTTATCGATGaacttaacatttttgaaatcaagattaaataaatttaatttaggtAAGAGTGAATTTTAAAGGAACCAAACAATGGCCAAAAGTACAGCAGGCCCATGTCACTGCATTGTAATGCGAGTGCAGTTTTTGCTTTCGACAGGTTATGGGCTCAAACACCGCAAAACAATTAGGCCGCTTGCTTAGCCATTAGCCAACAGTGTCAGGTGCGGCGGTGATGAATGACAATGGCTCTGGGAAATGGAGagtggaaaatggaaaatgggtaCTGTGAACGGGGAAATGGAGGGGTAACAGTTTGCTCTTTATGTTGATTTACGAGCACATCGGGTGGCAGGACGGCAAGTGCAAATAGGGGGCTCAAATATCCACCTCACACCTGCTCCTCCACATCCACCCACCTACATCCCTTGCCCGGCAAGACACATTGCATCCTAAACGCACCTGTGCGTCATATTTGCCTTTCACTCGAGTGCAGATGAAAAGGCTTATAATTTCCGCTTGTCACAGGTAGAGGAAGTCACAATGGGATGTGACAATGTGGGGCTACGTGATGATGACGGGCAGGAGCGATGATGCTGATGTTGAATAGTAGTGGGTCAGGATGGCGCAGGGCTTTAAAGTCAGCCCGGGTAATCTCTTGTCGAAATGCCAAGCCGAACTTGTGCCCAAAAAAAAGAGCCTTCATAAAAAACGCAGCGAGGGGCCACGTAGATGGCCCACATGCCGAAATGACATTGAATGCGGACGCCCAACCAACCCAGCCACCCACTCAATCGCCTTGGCAGCCTTATCTGGCAAGGACGACGCACCACACGCTCTGGGATCCGCTACCGCCCACCCCCCAAATCTCGCCTTTCCGACTGGCTGAGCCGAGCTGAAGCGGATTTGGCGGAGGAGCATTGTTGCCAGAGTGCTGAGCAAACACAGTTTCTTTTCCCCCATTTTTTtctatattcttttttttgcacGTCCTTTTTTTTGCCGGATGGTCATGTAAACACGGCCGGAACGAGTTGTGCCGCCAAGTCGAAAATAACATTCTCCAGGGCCGCCTGCGAGCATTACGGCGAAATGAAAACGGGGCTCAGACGCTCGGCTCTCGAAGCCCGTCTCCGCCTCCAGTCGGCTCAAATATTTATTCCCGATACCATGGAGGGGCTCAGACTGCAGCCGAGTGTCCCACTCGAATGTCCTTTTGGGTTCCCCTCGTAAAGGCCCAAATAGCCGGAACAAAGGAGACGGTCGGAGAACGGGAGATGAGCTCCTGGCATCCGCCTGGTTTATGGCCCATCTCTTGGGGGAACACATTTATGCAAATGGCTGCAATTCTATGAATTCACTCAGCCTCATATTGCCATTGAGTTGTTCAAAATCACATTTCTGTTTTTACTCGATTATACCAATCCCCAGCTTTATGGTCCAGGCAAAAGGAATTATTCAAATTTATTGTAGCGCTGTAAATTGAATCCTCGacatttattgttttatattgCGGAAATATGGCGGGAAGGATGAAAGATTTGCATTTCATAACCGTATGTTATTCAATTCAAAGAGTTTCAAGGGAATTCAGTTCTGCCAACGGATACTTTGTTAATAGTTATTCAATGTTAATTCAAATCGTAAAAGGTTTGCATTCCTTCCAGTACTAAAAGGATTGGAAATTCTTCTGGCTAAGTTTTGGTCTTAAGATAATTAATTCCATTTCATTTGCAAGTggtaaatatttgcacaagAACCATACGTATTTTTACCTATCTACCTCTCAAAGGATTTTCCATCGCTAGAATCACACAGATTCTTGTTGTAATCTTCTTCAAGTAATCTGCGGGAGATAGTTCAAGGTTTACCCAGATTAATGGGAAAAATTGGGTGTATTCGGGATATTCCTGATCCTTCGATAGTTGAGCTGCCATAAAATCCAACTACCAACCCGGAACACAATCTCCTTAAGTAAAGATGGCAGAGGGGAAAACAGATTCTGTTTGCTCCACGAAATGGGTGGCCCAATCTGGAGCAAGGACCACCTGCAGCTCGGCAATCGGTGTCCTGTCTGTTTGGTCACGATACTGCCAAAGGTTTTCATTTAACGTCAGCGGGAATTGGGTTTTCCCTTTCCAGCAGTTCATTCCTTTGTTTGTGCAAACCGAAAGTTATCGCCAATGAGAGGGGCTCCATTTGGTTTATTGTGTGTGAAGCTGAACTTTCCACCGGGCTGACATTTCCTTTGTTtgcttaaataaaaacaattgggACTCTGCTGATTATTTGCCTTGCAAAAGGAAGCTGCAGGTGtttcaattcaattaaaaCACGAACACTTCCTAAAAGCtttaattaattgaaaaagcgATTAAGCGATTACATGAAACTACCATATTGCTTTAACGTCTATTTTTAGGGTAAACAATATATCAGTTTAAACTTTGGTCCAATTTATTTTCCTGACTGTCAAGTGTCACATGGTCCGAAATACCGCCACGGCCACTAAAACCGATTTATagcaattttaaaaagaatggtaaataaaataacagCAATATCTTTGAACTCAACTAACTGATACCCTTTAATGTACAAATTTCTTtggaaaatacattttgtaGGCTTTTATCTTAAGATTTCATGGTTTTAAGAACCTAGTTATTTATCTTAAACGGATTGAGTGATTATAGTGCTTTTTTAATGAAGTAGACAAAACGTTTACACGATTGCATGATACTCGCATATTGCTTTAAAGTCTATACAGTAACCAATTTCTTAATTTTGGTTAAATTGTGCTATGGTAAAATGCTTTTAAAGTTCAATTTATTTTCCTGACTGTCAGGTGTCACATGGTCCAAAATACCGTCATGGACACTTAAAGCGATTTATAGCCATTTTAAGAACAAaggtaaataaaataacagCAATATCTACTTTAACTCAACTAACGGATACCCTTGATTCTATTATATCCtatgaaaaatacattttgaaGGTATTGCCCAagggttttatttattttaaactgACTGAGGGATTATTGTGTTTTTGTGATGAAGAAATTGGCTGTTTCCCCCACGTTACATAATCCACATGATACCCTATCAGTCTTGCACAAAAAATCAAGGAAAATAACTAAAAATTGCATGGCTCAACTTTTGTGCATTGGCGTGTGCGGAAAAAAGCAAAGCTGTCACAGCCGAGCCCGGGGCGTACATCTATTTTTTTCCCCGTAAAACAGCGCCACAAACTTTgacgaaaacaaaaaaacaacggCAACAGAGAAGCAGTTACTGGGGTGGCTGGATCCGGAAAGGGAGCAGGAATATATATCTAACCGGGCCAGGCCCACTATAAATCAATTTCACAGTTGCATCGTGAATAACACCAGAGAAAGGGGTCGGGGGTTGGGCTGCCAGAGAGTGAAAGTCCGGAAGAGCAGCAAAAATAGCAGCGGATtcagaggcagcagcagcggaaCCGGAAACAGATTCCGCTTTGAGCAACTTGTGTACAATCCAGCCATCCGCCCTCTTCTTTCTTCCAGCTGGGCGTGGCCGTTGGCTTTGTGCTGCCACCCATGCTGGTGCCAAATTCCCCGGATCTGGAGACGGTGGGCAGTGATCTGCAGATGATGTTCTACTACGTGGCCGGTCTCACCAGCGTCCTGCTCGTCCTGATGGTGCTATGTAAGTGTTGGCATTTTACACTCCGATAAAGTTTACGTAAACTGAAGATGATAAAATGAGGTCATAAACAAACAGTCTATAAATTCCGAGTGGTTGTTCCTCGTTTTTAAGCACTAAAGTATTTTATATccacaatttatttttaaagcatgcTTATTTTAATGGTTTTTGCATGTAACGAGAGTAACATTTAACGGAATTTTAATTAAGAACGTAAATATACGAAATTCCAttaaatatattgaaaataactgcattaaaaacaaacacacaGCTAAAATCTTGAGAGATTTTACATTCTcgtataacattttttatttatattatttattttaataattattcataaatattgattgatttttagattaaatatataatattataggATAAAGATATATCTTTTAATTCAGCTTTttctaaattaaataaaaaggaCCTATCTTTTAATTCAGCTTTttctaaattaaatataaaggacctattttgattttaaagtaCCAGTGGTAACAGCTTTACAGAATATTCGGGACATCTAGCAACTAAAACTTGTAGGCATTTCGGTAACTTCTAAATATTCATGTGGATcaaatattaaagaaattttCATTAATATTGATTGGTtcttaaattaatataaaatattataaaataaggATACATCTTTAAATTAGTtaatttctaaattaaataaaaaggacctattttgattttaaaacaCCAATAGCTAACAGCTTTAAAAATCTGGAATTTTCACAGTTTTCCAGGACAAACCGCCCACTCCACCATCGGCTGCCCAGGAGGCGGCCCAACTTTTGGAGAGCTCCGGAGAGGAGCAAGTCAGCTTCATGCAGTCGCTAAAGAATCTGATAACCAACCGAAACTTCATCTTCCTGCTGTTGTCCTACGGCATCAATGTGGGCGTCTTCTACGCCATTTCCACGCTCCTGAATCCGGTAAGAGCCGCACTCCTCACCCGATTAATGAGCGGTTAATGGGGGCTAATTGCTGGGATTTGTTTGCAGGTGGTGCTGAAGTATTACCCCGGCCACGAGGTGGACGCCGGACGCATTGGCCTCAGCATTGTGCTGGCCGGGATGCTGGGCTCCGTGGTATCGGGCATTGTGCTGGATAAGACGCACAAATTCAAGTAAGTACAACAATAAACACAGCTCAAGTGCCTTCAAGAGCATGTTCGAAActcattacgcatacgccgtgTGGCCCCGCTGAGAGTGGCCTGCTTGAGAAAGTTTTGGCACGGCAGCTGCAGAAGTTGTTATTAATTGAAAAGGGGGCTTTCGAAGCTTAATGAGCGGTACTCATTGTGGTTAAACCATCCCATCTATCCAGGGAAACGACGCTGGCGGTCTACGCGCTATCCATGGTGGGCATGTGGATCTTCACCTTCACCCTGGACACGGGTCACATCGCGGTGGTCTATCTGACGGCATCGCTGCTGGGGTAAGTCAATCTTATAGAACTATAAACTATAGAATTATAGCCTGTAGAAATATGGAACTATGAATTAtatactgtgtttatgctatgcctatttcatgaaatcaattcatgaaatgacctaattcgtgtgtgcataaacaccatttcatgaattcgataacacacgaaagttgactatgaattcagtcccaatttacgaaatgctaaggcacagcctacttcacagcctactactctatagagctctatttaaaattcaaatgacTTGACAGCTTTATtaatatcatttcatgaatttgtctgtgttgtataaacaggggctattctaatttcatgtattggagaatgcatgaaattcatagcataaGCATAGTAAATGAATGCAAATTACAAATGTTGTCATCTTTTTTCAATCTATATCCTTAAACATTATCTTTATACaccattttaaaaacaaaactacaAGTTTATCACTAATAAATTATGTGGCCACATTCAAAAGGGTGTGATAAGTATTAGACTTAAGTCCAGAGACTATAGCAGACATAGTTATcactttcaaaatattatttccaagatATATAAGGGAAAACACGAAAAAGGTATTAACGCACAGCCCAAACCGTAAGAGCTAGAGCAGCCAAATTTGTACACAAAATTTTATAGAGGGCCTTAGATTATAAGCAGCTGTtaaaaaagataaataaaatataaaaaatattaaattcgaATAAGTGATGTTTTTACATCTAATATAAAAGTCAATGCatcaaaataaacatttttgagattttagaaaaagttttccaatttagattcaaatttacatataAAGGACTTAAAAAACCCTGTTTGTTCGATCACTGCATATATCACTTTACTAGACTGTTTGTTATTAAGAAATAATTAGTTAGCTTGATATTTTTTGTAGAAATGCGTATAAGATTTCCGTATAACTAAGACCAACTCCTTTGCAGCTTCTTCATGACTGGCTACCTCCCGGTGGGCTTTGAGTTCGGAGCCGAGCTAACCTTCCCAGAGCCCGAGGGCACCTCCTCCGGACTGCTGAACGCCTCCGCCCAGACCTTCGGCATCTGCTTCACGCTCTTCTACTCGGAGCTGTTCACCACATTCGGGGACATTGCCGCCAACATAACCATGGCGGTGATGCTGATTGTGGGCACCATCATTACGGCCACCACCCAGTCGGATCTGCGGCGCCAGAACGCCCAGGTGCCCGCCAGCGGGGCTGGCAATCCGTAGGGAACTCACGCCGGCCCGGCGACTGTCTTTTATGTATAGTATTCTACGCATATCGTTTTACcatctaatttatttaattgtttacTGTACATTCCGTTGTAGCATTAAgtgttgaattttaaaatgttcattAAAGGTGCATAGCAACACACACGAACacgaacacacacacatacacacgaATATGAGTAAGCTTAGgcagttattttttaaattttatattggCCACCGATTAAGGTTTAGTGCATAGGTTAGGCGAATCTAAATTCAGCAGCCCCAAGACTTGCATCGAAATTCAGCTTTATCTTTGCGTTGCAACTGCACCACAAAAAAACAGCCACACAAGAACAGACAAGTGTTACATATATGGAAGTATCCTTCAGTATTATACCCAAATACCCTAATAATCTAGCGAACGTTGACAATTTGATTGCTACGCGGAGTATCCAAAGCAGTTTGAGGCAGTGTATCCGAATCCAGCGAATGCATTACCAAACAGTAGCGGCTCTCGTCTTCAATTGTTCCCTCCTTCCGCCACAGAATgtgtatataatatatataattgtaTTCCGGACCCGATCCAGCGAGAGTGCTACTGTTGTACAAAGCACAAGTATATCCTGCATATCTGGCAAACTGTAATAATTTTGGAGGATTTACAACTAACAGCAGATTCAAGTCAAAATATATACCTATACGAattatatacataaatatatatctatacATTTGATAGTGTTGTGAACTAGAGGAAACCCACACTGAACACTCCGCCGACGGCAATGCGTAATCCACTTTTGTAGATAGCCTTTAGGCCGACGGCCAAGTAACATACGTAAGGAAGCTATCTCCAACCTAGAGTCAATTGAGAAATGGCCAAAGAAGCAGACACACTGAACTACCTGACATGAACCACCTACACAGTACAGAGAACCACGCGAGCCGTTCAACCGAAATGGACGCGGATCCACCTGGTGCCGGAGCGGAGTTTGGCACTAGAACAGCCGGCGTCGTGATAACACGCAAGCTTTAACTCTCACTCGTTGTTAGATTCCGAATGGCCAGGATACAAAGATAGTTAACACGCGGAAACCACGTAGCCACTTCTTCATAGCCACGAGTTCTTGCAAAACGATATATGTGAATGTAAATGTGTACGTGTATAAAAGTAttcaataaagtatataaaatattcAGTGTATACATTTCGGCAGCGTTTTACTGGGATTTaaacatattatatatttagcGAGACATTCTAAATgcaatgtacatatgtaaaaTGATATTCAACACTTTGTCGGTATATTACGAACACGAAAGTGCCCAACTCGAATACGGAATACGAATAATTTGAACCGGaaacataaaacaaaaagaataTAAACGCGAACGCGACTAAATTAGTAAATTGAGTAACTTAAAAAGAGAAAACTTTAAACAACCCGCCCGTTTGGTGTCAGTGTCTGTGCTGCTGACAGGATTGCAGTGGGTCAGCGGGTCAGTGGGTGGTTCCCCAGGCGCGCAGCAGTGTCAGTGCCTTGTTCAGGTAGGCGCACCACTCCTCGCGCTCCTCCTTCGTGTCGGCGGAGAGCAGATGACGCACTGTGGTGGTCGGTCCGTTGGGCACTATTATCAGCGACTCCTGGTCCGTCTCCAGCGCTGGTCGTTCGCACTCCAGCAGCATGGTGTTGAGGCGGGCGCAGATGTCGCGCGGTGCTGTGGTCACCTTTTGGGAACTGCATGCATTCAAATCGATACTGCCCATGGGCGTCTTGCGCTTCTCATCGTCCGGATATTTCCAGAAATTGATCACGGTGCCGTTCAGATAGCACCAGCGCCGATGCCAAGCGCCAAACCCGGAGATGTCCTCGAACATGGTGAGGAATCCCTTGTACTCCACGCTCACTGATAATTCACAGTTGACCTTCATGTGGACCATGCCTTCCAGTGGGCTCACGCCCAGGACCTGGGTCAGCGTCCACGTGGTGCGCTGAATTTCACGCAACGAGAAGATGGCAAAGCCGTATTGCACCAGCTGCGGCGTCCTTACCACATGGGGCCCCGCCGGACTCTGTACTGGCGGCATCACCAGACGATTCTCGCCGCCCTTCTTTTTGGGCGTCTTTACGCCGCCCTTTTTGTTCAAATTGATGTGGTACTTCAGCTCATGGGGCAGCTGATCACGCTGGGCCAGCATGCCATAGATTTCCAACGTAATCTACAGGCGAATTTAACGCAATTAGAATGAGCAAAGATTTAAGGATGTTATGTACAGCTTACCCTAAAATCGGCATACACATTGTTCAGTTGCAGGACGTCAGGAAACTTGACAGACAAAAGGCCAGGCATCGTGGGTACGGTCTTGGTGGCCAACACGTGCTCATTGTACTTCAGTAGGCACACAAGATGATGACCATTGATGTTGTTGGAGGCCATTTTACGCACGTACTCTTGGCGCAGGGGAATCGTTATGTCTTTGACCGTCAGCAGGCCCTTTTCCTTTGGTGCACCCACGGGACGGATGCTGTTCTCGACTCTCAAGCGCTGGACCTCATCCAAACAAGCCTGGCGACGATGGGCTGCAAGGACATAATACGTCAGCATAATTTGATAAAGGAAGTTCAAAATCGATTTGTACAGTCAATTTAGTTTGGAATGCAAATGAACTCaactcaaaaaacaaaatattt contains:
- the LOC119552070 gene encoding feline leukemia virus subgroup C receptor-related protein 2, whose translation is MDLKHSASGAAENSELIKATSKSTDMISPKDKEGKAKAVGGQNAPAQGYKVYARRWAVLILFVFYSSSNAMQWIQYTIINNIITRYYGISDKWVDWTSMIYMILYIPLIFPGSWFLDKVGLRITALVGIVGTCVGAWIKVFSVDPSLFYVSFIGQSIVALAQVCILSLPARLAAVWFGPDQVSSATSVGVFGNQLGVAVGFVLPPMLVPNSPDLETVGSDLQMMFYYVAGLTSVLLVLMVLFFQDKPPTPPSAAQEAAQLLESSGEEQVSFMQSLKNLITNRNFIFLLLSYGINVGVFYAISTLLNPVVLKYYPGHEVDAGRIGLSIVLAGMLGSVVSGIVLDKTHKFKETTLAVYALSMVGMWIFTFTLDTGHIAVVYLTASLLGFFMTGYLPVGFEFGAELTFPEPEGTSSGLLNASAQTFGICFTLFYSELFTTFGDIAANITMAVMLIVGTIITATTQSDLRRQNAQVPASGAGNP